In Spirochaetota bacterium, a genomic segment contains:
- a CDS encoding ATP-binding protein — protein MKTETKTISASQYCDFCDKTGIIHNPHFESLGENALVPCPKCVIKKCRCLGEDPYYIFNNGKIEECFCRETRMKIMKINMIYNRSGINKKYQWKQLNHFKSVNKQADEAKNAAYDIVRQFPNVHKGLYLWGNAGTGKTMLASIILTEIIIRHAVEGRFISISRNFFKTLQESFHEGSETYGESGRIEKELADVDILVIDDFGIQKDTEWKQETLYDLVDARYEAEKFTIFTSNTNPHKALKDLSQGRILSRIKEMCRILEISGEDYREKL, from the coding sequence ATGAAGACCGAGACCAAGACCATATCAGCCTCACAGTACTGCGATTTTTGCGATAAAACGGGCATAATCCACAATCCTCATTTTGAGTCGCTCGGAGAAAACGCCCTTGTCCCCTGCCCCAAATGCGTTATAAAAAAATGCCGGTGCCTGGGGGAGGACCCCTACTATATCTTCAACAACGGGAAGATCGAGGAATGTTTCTGCCGTGAAACCAGGATGAAAATCATGAAAATCAACATGATTTACAACCGCTCGGGTATTAACAAGAAGTATCAATGGAAACAGCTCAACCATTTCAAATCCGTCAACAAGCAGGCCGATGAGGCGAAAAACGCCGCCTATGACATCGTAAGACAGTTCCCCAACGTGCATAAGGGCCTGTACCTGTGGGGCAATGCCGGCACCGGCAAGACCATGCTGGCTTCGATCATCCTCACCGAGATCATCATCCGCCACGCAGTGGAGGGAAGGTTCATCAGCATATCCCGAAACTTCTTCAAGACCCTCCAGGAATCGTTCCACGAGGGATCGGAAACGTACGGGGAATCGGGCAGGATCGAGAAGGAGCTTGCCGACGTGGACATCCTGGTGATCGACGATTTCGGTATCCAGAAAGACACTGAATGGAAGCAGGAGACCCTCTACGACCTGGTGGACGCCAGGTATGAGGCTGAAAAGTTTACCATCTTCACGTCAAACACCAATCCGCACAAGGCCCTCAAGGACCTGTCCCAGGGGAGGATCCTCTCCCGCATTAAGGAGATGTGCCGCATCCTGGAAATCAGCGGCGAGGATTACAGGGAAAAGCTGTAA
- a CDS encoding Hsp20/alpha crystallin family protein: MQFGIKKRDNSYGSEIDAFRRSISNLFDDFFSIKPASMFETDWMPSIDVHEDPKGIYVKAEIPGMDEKNIDVNIENSYLTIKGEKTEERREGDDKNSLITERRFGSFQRTIRLPEGIKAEKVKAEFKNGVLSIDIPKDKVEEPKKIKINVK, from the coding sequence ATGCAATTTGGAATTAAGAAAAGAGATAATTCCTATGGCTCTGAGATCGATGCATTTAGAAGAAGCATCTCGAATTTATTTGATGACTTCTTCTCAATCAAGCCGGCAAGCATGTTCGAAACTGATTGGATGCCTTCAATCGATGTTCATGAGGACCCGAAGGGGATCTATGTCAAGGCGGAGATACCTGGCATGGATGAAAAGAATATAGATGTGAACATCGAAAACAGCTACCTGACCATCAAGGGAGAGAAGACAGAAGAAAGACGGGAAGGTGATGACAAGAATTCACTGATTACAGAGAGAAGGTTTGGCTCCTTCCAGAGGACAATAAGGCTGCCGGAGGGGATTAAAGCCGAAAAAGTCAAGGCTGAGTTTAAAAATGGAGTATTGAGCATCGATATTCCCAAAGATAAAGTAGAAGAGCCAAAGAAAATTAAAATCAATGTCAAGTAA
- a CDS encoding DUF4442 domain-containing protein: MSKVLSAYNKLHGLPLGNYLFSKVVCQMAPYFKTIKPRFVELKPGYCEINMKNRRAIRNHLNSVHAIAMCNLCELAGGTAIDVSLPAHLRWIPRGMDVKYIKIAKSNLKGTCSIPGDDIKGKGSVPVTVSVTDANNTEVMKAVIDMYITERDKK, encoded by the coding sequence ATGAGCAAAGTTTTATCAGCGTACAACAAATTGCACGGGCTGCCTCTGGGCAACTATCTTTTTTCAAAAGTAGTATGCCAGATGGCTCCCTACTTTAAAACCATCAAGCCCCGCTTTGTCGAACTGAAACCGGGATATTGTGAGATCAATATGAAAAACCGGAGGGCCATTCGGAATCATCTCAACAGCGTCCATGCCATCGCCATGTGCAATCTCTGCGAGCTTGCCGGCGGCACGGCCATTGATGTTTCCCTGCCCGCCCACCTGCGGTGGATTCCCCGTGGTATGGATGTCAAGTATATCAAAATTGCAAAAAGCAACCTGAAAGGGACCTGCTCGATACCGGGTGATGACATAAAAGGAAAGGGGTCTGTTCCGGTGACCGTCAGCGTGACCGATGCCAACAATACAGAAGTAATGAAGGCCGTAATCGATATGTATATTACAGAGCGGGATAAAAAATAG
- a CDS encoding DUF3795 domain-containing protein: MREITVDKDLIALCGLYCAACSRYLGEKCPGCRENKKAGWCGVRTCCLERGYKSCADCDEFQDVRECGRFNNFMARIFGFVFRSDRAACIALIREKGYEAFAREMATRRIQTIRR; the protein is encoded by the coding sequence ATGCGCGAAATAACCGTGGATAAGGATCTCATAGCCCTGTGCGGTCTCTATTGCGCTGCCTGTTCACGGTACCTGGGGGAGAAATGTCCCGGATGCCGGGAGAATAAAAAGGCAGGCTGGTGCGGGGTGCGGACCTGTTGCTTGGAGCGGGGCTACAAATCCTGCGCAGATTGTGATGAGTTTCAGGATGTACGTGAGTGTGGCAGGTTCAATAATTTCATGGCGCGGATATTCGGATTTGTGTTCCGCTCTGACCGGGCCGCCTGCATTGCATTGATCAGGGAAAAAGGCTACGAGGCCTTTGCCCGTGAAATGGCCACCCGCCGTATCCAGACCATCCGGCGGTAA
- a CDS encoding Hsp20/alpha crystallin family protein has translation MMKEITKNDNNTREERVLVPLSDIYETADQYTLKLEMPGVTREKLEITMENDELEIRGSVAPYKPENKELMYSEFSQYDYFRRFTVGNDIDRDKVSAVFEDGVLTLVLQKHESVKPRKIAINVH, from the coding sequence ATGATGAAGGAAATCACCAAAAATGACAATAATACCAGGGAAGAACGGGTTCTGGTTCCCCTTTCCGACATTTACGAAACGGCGGATCAGTACACCCTGAAGCTTGAAATGCCCGGTGTAACCAGGGAAAAGCTGGAGATAACCATGGAGAATGATGAACTCGAGATCAGGGGATCGGTTGCACCGTATAAGCCGGAGAACAAGGAGCTGATGTATTCTGAGTTCTCACAGTATGATTACTTCAGGAGATTCACCGTTGGCAATGATATCGACAGGGATAAGGTTTCCGCTGTATTTGAAGACGGGGTGCTGACGCTGGTCCTTCAGAAACATGAATCAGTAAAACCGCGTAAGATAGCCATCAATGTGCATTAA
- the umuD gene encoding translesion error-prone DNA polymerase V autoproteolytic subunit, whose product MEALKEIRLAWDGSIESIRRAGGCVPARFPLFVARIPAGFPSPADDYVDKGLDLNEFLVRHPAATFFVRVSGDSMTGAGINSGDVLVVDRAESVRDRNIVIAALNGELTVKRFVREDGRVWLLSENQNYPSLEVTGEMDFEVWGVVVHVIRSFR is encoded by the coding sequence ATGGAGGCCCTTAAAGAGATCCGGCTGGCCTGGGACGGCTCTATCGAATCCATCCGGCGTGCCGGGGGATGCGTCCCGGCCCGGTTTCCCCTGTTCGTTGCCAGGATCCCGGCAGGTTTTCCTTCCCCGGCAGATGACTACGTGGACAAGGGACTGGACCTGAATGAGTTCCTGGTACGGCATCCGGCCGCCACCTTTTTCGTGCGCGTTTCCGGCGATTCCATGACCGGTGCGGGGATCAATTCAGGCGATGTCCTGGTGGTGGACCGGGCTGAATCGGTCCGGGACCGGAATATCGTCATCGCGGCGCTGAACGGCGAACTGACGGTGAAACGGTTCGTCCGCGAGGACGGCCGCGTCTGGCTTCTTTCGGAGAATCAGAATTATCCATCCCTGGAGGTGACGGGCGAGATGGATTTCGAGGTATGGGGCGTCGTCGTGCATGTGATACGCAGCTTCCGATGA
- a CDS encoding glutamate decarboxylase, whose translation MIKPDMSQLKKLFIMPDSPDKFLEFGTELLDLIHHFFKERGGIHSEIPLQELEKLFSNVNIPKRPQLLKDVLLEIKNKIIAHSVKVGNPYYIGHMTSAIPYFMILIEMIIAALNQNQVKIETAKASSFVEKELIGWMHRLVYNKSAGFYKSHIQNWDVALGNVTTDGTMANLTALLVARNKAFRPDGDFPGIRVAGLHEAFLHYGYRRAVILVSKRGHYSIDKVARIIGIGNDNVIKIPVNSKNKIDIIELGRICNQIREHNEKGQDRIKIMAIVGIAGTTETGNIDNLQAIRTIADECGAHFHVDAAWGGSVLIIDQLRYFFNGIQDADSVTVDAHKLLYSPASMGMALFKNETDLNHLKHFSNYIIRQDSVDLGRFTVEGSRPFAALKPWATFKILGTDGFRLLFEHAFELTSVLRGLVEMHCNFEPMNQPELFIFNYRFVPKEVQKKIEKLMLNISGVRSGQPHHQIQNTWLRRLHNINSLLNELNIELHKELREDDNTFVSRTMFDSPNYFYQDIVVLRAITINPLTTPEILKEIIELQNTLGKKIYKAQFESRLEKI comes from the coding sequence ATGATCAAGCCTGATATGAGCCAGTTGAAGAAGCTCTTTATCATGCCGGATTCCCCTGATAAGTTCCTTGAGTTCGGTACCGAGCTTCTCGACCTGATCCATCATTTTTTCAAGGAAAGAGGGGGTATCCACAGCGAAATACCCCTGCAAGAACTGGAAAAATTGTTTTCCAACGTGAACATACCAAAACGTCCCCAGCTTCTTAAAGATGTCCTCCTCGAGATCAAAAATAAAATCATAGCCCACTCGGTGAAAGTTGGAAATCCCTATTATATCGGCCACATGACCAGCGCGATCCCTTATTTCATGATCCTCATCGAAATGATAATCGCCGCTCTCAACCAGAACCAGGTGAAGATTGAAACGGCCAAGGCTTCATCTTTCGTCGAGAAGGAACTCATCGGATGGATGCATCGGCTGGTTTACAACAAGAGCGCCGGCTTTTACAAGTCTCATATCCAGAACTGGGATGTGGCCCTGGGAAACGTCACCACTGACGGTACAATGGCAAACCTGACGGCTCTTCTTGTTGCCAGGAACAAGGCCTTCCGTCCGGACGGTGATTTCCCGGGAATCCGGGTGGCGGGCCTCCATGAGGCTTTTCTGCATTACGGGTACCGTAGGGCGGTGATCCTTGTTTCAAAGCGCGGCCATTATTCGATAGACAAGGTGGCCCGCATCATCGGCATCGGCAACGACAATGTCATCAAGATCCCGGTGAATTCAAAGAACAAGATAGATATCATCGAGCTGGGCAGGATCTGCAACCAAATACGCGAGCACAACGAAAAGGGCCAGGATCGCATCAAGATAATGGCCATTGTCGGAATTGCCGGCACCACTGAAACCGGGAACATTGACAACCTCCAGGCTATCAGGACGATCGCCGACGAATGCGGCGCTCACTTCCATGTCGATGCCGCCTGGGGCGGATCTGTGCTGATTATTGACCAGCTCAGGTATTTTTTCAACGGCATACAGGATGCCGACTCCGTCACGGTCGATGCCCACAAGCTGCTTTATTCGCCGGCATCCATGGGCATGGCCTTATTTAAGAACGAGACCGATCTCAACCACCTGAAGCATTTTTCAAATTATATTATCCGCCAGGATTCGGTCGACCTTGGAAGGTTTACCGTGGAAGGGTCCAGGCCCTTTGCCGCCCTGAAGCCCTGGGCCACGTTCAAGATCCTGGGCACCGACGGGTTCAGGCTTTTGTTCGAGCATGCCTTTGAGCTGACTTCGGTTTTGAGGGGCCTGGTGGAGATGCATTGCAATTTCGAGCCGATGAACCAACCGGAGCTGTTCATATTCAACTACCGGTTTGTTCCCAAAGAGGTCCAGAAAAAGATAGAAAAGCTTATGCTGAATATAAGCGGCGTCAGGTCTGGCCAGCCGCACCACCAGATACAGAATACATGGCTCCGCCGCCTCCACAACATAAACAGCCTCCTCAATGAGCTCAATATCGAGCTCCACAAGGAGCTGCGGGAAGATGACAATACCTTTGTATCAAGGACCATGTTCGATTCCCCCAATTATTTCTACCAGGACATCGTCGTGCTCAGGGCCATCACCATCAACCCACTTACCACGCCGGAGATACTGAAGGAGATCATCGAGCTCCAGAATACCCTGGGTAAAAAAATCTATAAAGCGCAGTTCGAAAGCCGCCTTGAAAAAATTTAG
- a CDS encoding Hsp20/alpha crystallin family protein has product MYTYDIFDDIFNLKDTVNSYFNDYTGRWKSREFPNMEIYEGKDELEVRALVPGVKADNLNINLVDNNLVIEGEKKNDYADNPYIRRERQFGAFKKSVKLPYRVDPGTISAELTNGILHVKLHKSEDAKPKKIEIK; this is encoded by the coding sequence ATGTACACCTATGATATTTTTGATGACATCTTCAATCTGAAAGACACGGTAAATTCATATTTCAATGATTATACCGGAAGGTGGAAAAGCCGTGAATTTCCAAACATGGAAATCTATGAAGGAAAAGACGAGCTTGAAGTGAGGGCCCTGGTTCCGGGGGTAAAAGCCGATAATCTGAATATCAACCTGGTTGATAACAATCTGGTTATCGAAGGTGAAAAGAAGAACGATTACGCTGACAATCCCTATATCCGCAGGGAGCGGCAGTTTGGCGCCTTTAAAAAGTCAGTCAAACTTCCGTACAGGGTTGATCCCGGTACCATCAGCGCGGAATTGACCAATGGTATTCTCCATGTCAAGCTCCATAAGAGCGAAGATGCCAAGCCGAAGAAAATTGAGATCAAATAG
- a CDS encoding MarR family transcriptional regulator, translating into MDDRLLFLMSKAQHTMKNYVRREFTNGGVEFTPAQMGILFALKLKNGLSMNILSEIVSIDNAAVTRHVDTLERNGLITRTQDPEDRRKYMVSITEKGISEADKSKEIVRKINSMLKEGFSEEEVEVYKRMLNSFFVKFK; encoded by the coding sequence ATGGATGACAGACTTCTTTTCCTCATGTCAAAAGCCCAGCATACCATGAAAAATTATGTTAGGAGAGAATTCACCAATGGCGGCGTTGAATTTACTCCAGCACAAATGGGGATACTTTTTGCCCTTAAGCTGAAGAACGGTCTTTCGATGAACATATTGAGCGAAATCGTATCGATCGATAACGCGGCCGTGACGCGCCACGTGGATACCCTTGAGCGCAACGGATTGATAACACGGACACAGGACCCCGAAGATAGAAGAAAATATATGGTCTCCATTACGGAAAAGGGGATTTCCGAAGCTGACAAATCAAAAGAGATAGTCCGCAAAATCAACTCAATGCTCAAAGAAGGATTCAGCGAAGAAGAGGTGGAAGTATATAAAAGAATGTTAAATAGTTTCTTTGTTAAATTTAAATAA
- a CDS encoding SOS response-associated peptidase, whose amino-acid sequence MCGRFAQIEPISNIIKIFFIDEVITDITPRYNIAPGSSILSVIMNNGRRLLVDYQWGLVPHWAKDPSIGNNLINARGETVHQKPSFRNAFKQRRCLIPASGFYEWKKEGKVKSPYFVKLKTGDLFTFAGLHETWKSSSGEELRTCTIITTAANSVMAPIHDRMPVIIPGECHERWLDPAALPEDLLALVAPYRSDEMEAYPVSPMVNSPRNESPDCVTPL is encoded by the coding sequence ATGTGCGGCCGTTTTGCCCAGATTGAACCGATAAGTAATATCATTAAAATATTTTTCATTGATGAAGTTATCACGGATATCACTCCTCGCTACAATATCGCCCCGGGGAGCAGTATATTATCGGTTATCATGAATAATGGGCGGCGCCTTCTGGTGGATTATCAGTGGGGACTTGTTCCACACTGGGCCAAGGATCCTTCCATAGGGAATAATCTCATCAATGCCCGCGGTGAAACGGTACATCAGAAGCCCAGCTTCAGGAATGCCTTTAAACAGAGGCGGTGCCTTATCCCGGCCAGCGGTTTTTATGAATGGAAAAAAGAAGGGAAGGTCAAGAGCCCCTATTTTGTGAAGCTTAAGACCGGCGATTTGTTCACCTTTGCGGGGCTCCATGAAACATGGAAATCCTCATCAGGTGAGGAACTTCGCACCTGCACTATCATCACCACGGCGGCCAACTCCGTCATGGCGCCGATCCATGACAGAATGCCGGTGATCATCCCCGGCGAGTGTCATGAGCGCTGGCTTGATCCGGCTGCCCTGCCGGAGGACCTCCTTGCCCTGGTGGCTCCGTACAGGTCCGATGAAATGGAGGCATATCCGGTATCGCCCATGGTCAACTCGCCGAGAAATGAGTCGCCTGACTGTGTCACGCCCCTGTGA
- the folK gene encoding 2-amino-4-hydroxy-6-hydroxymethyldihydropteridine diphosphokinase: protein MAIVYIGLGSNLGDREKNLKDAINALVSRPSMKLLKQSSILQTEPVDYLDQPLFLNMIIVVETDLTPHELLKTTGTIELEMGRQKTIPKGPRTIDLDILLYDDIILKTAELTIPHPEIKNRQFIMRHLVELDPVLADPATKQRYRDIVRA, encoded by the coding sequence ATGGCGATCGTCTACATCGGCCTCGGCTCAAACCTGGGCGACCGTGAAAAAAACCTGAAAGACGCAATCAACGCCCTTGTCTCACGTCCATCCATGAAACTCCTGAAACAGAGCTCTATCCTCCAAACGGAGCCCGTCGATTACCTGGACCAGCCTCTATTCCTTAACATGATCATTGTTGTAGAAACAGACCTTACTCCCCATGAACTTTTGAAAACAACCGGAACGATTGAGCTGGAAATGGGCCGTCAGAAGACGATCCCCAAGGGCCCCCGCACGATCGATCTGGACATTCTTCTCTACGACGATATCATTTTAAAAACCGCAGAACTCACCATCCCCCATCCGGAGATCAAGAACCGGCAATTCATCATGCGACACCTGGTCGAACTAGATCCGGTACTGGCGGACCCGGCAACGAAACAGCGCTATCGCGACATTGTGCGTGCGTGA
- the murB gene encoding UDP-N-acetylmuramate dehydrogenase, whose protein sequence is MKISPPVIKALSEWGAVKEHEQLKHYTTYRTGGPADLLVLPRDIEAVSHIIGMVRDEKLPLTVIGGGSNLLVGDRGIEGIVLRLCEDDSRRAAMSVLGDGTIYTDAAASKERFIDFAVDSGFSGIEFMAGIPGCIGGGIIMNAGTFMGNFADVVKDVDVVDGKGNRRVIAIDRSMAAYRHMNIGEDVYVTGARFRLPAAEDRAAVRKKVDDILADRKMKHPLDYPSAGSVFKNPKGHSSWKLINDAGLKGKSVGGACVSDLHTNFIINKNNATSLDIRDLINLVRETVYDKFRIDLEPEVKMIGMF, encoded by the coding sequence ATGAAAATATCACCCCCGGTTATCAAGGCTCTCTCCGAATGGGGAGCGGTAAAAGAACATGAACAGTTAAAACACTATACCACGTACAGGACCGGGGGACCGGCGGATCTCCTGGTGCTGCCGCGCGATATCGAGGCGGTGTCGCACATCATCGGTATGGTCCGGGATGAAAAGCTCCCCCTTACCGTGATCGGCGGAGGCTCCAATCTCCTTGTCGGCGACCGCGGCATCGAGGGGATCGTGCTGCGTCTGTGCGAGGATGATTCCCGCCGCGCCGCTATGTCCGTTCTCGGTGACGGAACCATCTATACGGACGCCGCGGCCTCAAAGGAGCGCTTCATCGATTTCGCCGTTGATTCGGGATTTTCCGGCATTGAATTCATGGCGGGCATCCCCGGCTGCATCGGCGGCGGCATCATCATGAATGCGGGCACCTTCATGGGCAACTTCGCCGATGTCGTGAAGGATGTCGATGTCGTCGATGGAAAGGGCAACAGGCGCGTCATCGCCATTGACAGGTCGATGGCCGCATACCGGCACATGAATATCGGCGAAGACGTCTACGTCACCGGCGCACGCTTCCGGCTTCCCGCCGCTGAAGACAGGGCCGCCGTGCGGAAGAAGGTCGATGATATCCTGGCGGACCGGAAGATGAAACACCCGCTGGATTATCCTTCCGCCGGCTCCGTGTTCAAGAACCCGAAAGGCCATTCATCCTGGAAGCTGATCAATGACGCCGGCCTGAAGGGAAAATCGGTCGGCGGGGCCTGTGTCTCCGATCTGCACACGAACTTCATCATAAACAAGAATAACGCGACGTCCCTGGACATACGCGACCTCATTAACCTTGTCCGGGAGACCGTCTATGATAAGTTCCGGATCGATCTCGAGCCGGAAGTCAAAATGATCGGTATGTTTTAA
- a CDS encoding Y-family DNA polymerase: MKDLCCLVDCNNFYVSCERVFRPGLWKRPVVVLSNNDGNVVALSNEVKEMGLPFGAPFFKVRDLIRGGRVAVFSSNYTLYGDMSRRVMECLARFSPDMEVYSIDEAFLSVPGAGGDPVEYGRMMRDTVKQWTGIPVSIGIAPTKTLAKLASRIGKRDPGCRGVCALIDHARRDAVLEATDVGDVWGVGHQYRQLLYRNGIRTARQLRDAPDKWVRRNMTVVGLRTAWELRGVPCIPFEELPAPKKGIVSSRSFGRPVESLEELREAVAAYVSRAAEKLRAQRSVAGSVTVFLSTNRFKENDPQYSSGISCRLPVPSSYTPRLIQVAGRLLEGIYRRGYRYKKAGVMLYEIMQEGDAQLDLFSRFHDTDRTRSLMGVVDGINRAMGRHTLRFAAEGIIKPWQMRREFLSPRYTTHWDELPVVRA; the protein is encoded by the coding sequence ATGAAGGACCTCTGCTGTCTGGTCGATTGCAACAACTTCTATGTTTCCTGCGAGCGCGTCTTCAGGCCCGGCCTCTGGAAGAGGCCCGTGGTGGTGCTTTCCAACAATGACGGCAACGTGGTCGCCCTGTCCAACGAGGTGAAGGAAATGGGCCTCCCTTTCGGCGCCCCCTTCTTCAAGGTGAGGGATCTGATCAGGGGAGGCCGGGTGGCCGTCTTTTCCTCGAACTATACGCTTTACGGCGACATGTCGCGGCGGGTCATGGAGTGCCTGGCGCGGTTTTCCCCTGATATGGAAGTCTATTCTATCGACGAGGCTTTTCTGTCCGTGCCTGGCGCGGGCGGCGATCCCGTGGAATACGGGAGGATGATGCGGGACACCGTGAAGCAGTGGACCGGAATTCCGGTAAGCATCGGCATTGCCCCCACGAAGACATTGGCGAAGCTCGCCAGCAGGATAGGCAAGAGGGACCCGGGCTGTCGGGGCGTCTGCGCCCTCATCGACCACGCGCGTCGTGACGCGGTGCTGGAGGCCACGGACGTGGGGGATGTATGGGGCGTGGGACACCAGTACCGCCAGCTCCTCTATCGCAACGGTATCCGCACCGCCCGCCAGCTTCGCGACGCGCCGGACAAATGGGTCCGCCGGAACATGACCGTCGTGGGCCTCCGCACCGCCTGGGAGCTGCGGGGCGTGCCCTGCATCCCCTTCGAAGAGCTCCCCGCTCCGAAGAAAGGGATCGTGAGCTCCCGTTCCTTCGGCAGGCCGGTGGAGTCCCTTGAGGAGCTCCGGGAGGCCGTTGCCGCCTACGTGAGCCGCGCCGCGGAAAAGCTCCGGGCCCAGAGGAGCGTCGCCGGTTCGGTGACGGTGTTTCTCTCCACCAACAGGTTCAAGGAGAACGATCCCCAGTATTCCAGCGGCATCTCCTGCCGGCTGCCGGTGCCGTCATCGTACACGCCGCGCCTGATCCAGGTGGCGGGACGCCTCCTGGAGGGGATATACCGGCGGGGGTATCGGTACAAGAAGGCGGGGGTCATGCTCTACGAGATCATGCAGGAGGGTGACGCACAGCTGGACCTGTTCAGCCGTTTCCACGACACGGACCGCACGAGAAGCCTCATGGGCGTTGTGGACGGCATCAACCGGGCCATGGGCCGCCACACCCTCCGTTTCGCGGCTGAGGGGATCATCAAGCCGTGGCAGATGCGGCGGGAGTTCCTGTCGCCGCGCTACACCACCCACTGGGACGAGCTACCGGTGGTGCGAGCGTAG
- a CDS encoding WYL domain-containing protein, whose amino-acid sequence MIDTRKKLSETIFCALDLETTGTNAALHMIVEVGIIRFTADSIIESFQTLVNPGVNIPDDVTAIHGITNDMVRDAPPIYEILGDITRVTGDAVLVIHNPGFDLSFLGWAFLKGGLPAPEMNAVDTVRLARRAWPGLANYRLETICGHLRLNITPHRAIPDATACMEVFRNIVRKEDPSGLWTINDLVRYHGRLIRFIKVKGKRITGKGRSLMGLKLGEKADITYTDHSGTVTSRTILPMEFITAGGDAYVLAHCYMRNDKRFFRMDRISGIR is encoded by the coding sequence ATGATCGATACCAGAAAAAAGCTTTCCGAAACCATATTCTGCGCCCTTGATCTTGAAACGACGGGGACCAACGCGGCCCTCCACATGATCGTCGAGGTCGGTATCATACGCTTCACCGCCGATAGTATAATCGAATCTTTCCAGACCCTGGTGAATCCCGGGGTGAATATACCCGATGATGTGACGGCCATTCACGGCATCACAAATGACATGGTGCGTGACGCTCCGCCCATCTATGAGATCCTCGGTGATATTACGCGCGTTACTGGAGATGCAGTGCTCGTGATTCACAATCCCGGCTTTGATCTTTCCTTCCTTGGCTGGGCCTTTCTCAAGGGGGGGCTGCCCGCGCCGGAGATGAATGCGGTCGATACGGTGCGCCTGGCGCGGCGCGCGTGGCCTGGCCTTGCCAATTACAGGCTTGAGACCATCTGCGGCCACCTGCGGCTGAATATCACTCCGCACCGCGCCATCCCCGACGCAACCGCCTGCATGGAGGTATTCAGGAATATCGTCAGGAAGGAGGACCCTTCCGGTCTGTGGACGATCAATGACCTGGTCAGATATCATGGGAGGCTCATCCGCTTCATCAAGGTGAAAGGAAAGAGGATAACCGGGAAGGGGAGGAGCTTGATGGGCCTGAAGCTGGGAGAGAAGGCAGATATCACCTACACGGATCATTCAGGAACCGTTACCAGCCGAACCATCCTGCCCATGGAATTCATCACCGCCGGCGGCGATGCCTATGTGCTGGCCCATTGCTACATGAGGAACGACAAGCGGTTTTTCAGGATGGACAGGATAAGTGGCATCCGCTGA
- a CDS encoding winged helix-turn-helix transcriptional regulator has product MKFNEQQVDLVTELLKSIAHPIRMKILCFLMEGEKNVGEIEQQFGSTISNISQHLTVLRKANIIDRRKEANFMFYSIKDNNILKLMETLKNNFC; this is encoded by the coding sequence ATGAAATTTAACGAACAACAAGTTGACCTTGTTACCGAATTACTGAAATCAATCGCCCATCCGATCAGGATGAAAATACTGTGCTTCCTGATGGAAGGAGAAAAAAACGTCGGTGAAATCGAGCAGCAATTTGGATCCACCATCTCTAATATATCCCAGCACCTGACCGTGCTCAGGAAGGCGAACATCATCGACCGTAGAAAAGAAGCCAATTTCATGTTCTATTCGATTAAGGACAACAACATACTTAAATTGATGGAGACGTTGAAGAACAACTTCTGCTAA